The following DNA comes from Terriglobia bacterium.
TCCTGGCCCGTATTAGATGTGGCAGCGCTCCCGCTTGATTCGCCTGGCGGTCCGTTTCCGTTATGGAATTCAGCAATCGATAGCTGGCCACTCGTTGCTAATTGCGGTTCGCCCGCATTTACAATGAAACGCGATGCCCCGCAAACCTCGCTACACCCCCGAACACGCCCGCTCCGGCCTCCATACCATCTTTCCCGATATCGAGACCTGGCCCAACCAGTTCCCAAAGTACGAGATCGTGGTTGATGTTCCCGAGTTCACCTCCGTCTGCCCCAAGACCGGCCTCCCCGACTTCGGCGTCATCACCATCCGCTACATGCCCGACAAGCGCTGCCTGGAACTCAAGTCGCTGAAGGAATACCTGCTCACCTACCGCAATCTCGGCATTTTCCAGGAAAATATCGTCAACCGCATTCTCGAAGACGTGGTGCGCGCCGCCCGCCCCGTCTGGGCCGAAGTGAAGGGCGACTTCAATCCCCGCGGCGGCATCGGTACCATTGTCTCCGCACGCTGGCCGCGAAAAAAGTAGCGAGTCCCGAGTCCCGAGTTGCGAGGAGCGATATTCTTCAATCTGCAATCTTCAATAGTTCTGCGCTCCGAGCTCACAACTCACAACTCAGAACTCACAACTGATATATTCCTCACACTCCATGCCTCGCCCCCACCAACACCCAGTTGCCGCTCTCACCATCCTCACCGGCCTGAATTTCTTCAACTACGTTGACCGCTCAGTCCTGTTTGCCGTCCAGCCACTCGTACAGCAGGAATTCCACCGCACCGACGCCGAATTCGGCCTGCTCACCAGCGCCTTCTTTTTCTGTTACATGTTCACCGCGCCGTTCATCGGCGCGCTCGCCGACCGCCGCCCGCGACGCGGCATCATGATCGCCGGCGCCCTCATCTGGAGCGCTGCCACGCTGCTCACCGCGCTCACCTACGACTTCCGCACGCTGCTCATCCGCCACACCATCGTCGGCATCGGCGAGGCCACCTTCGCCACCATCGCTCCCTCCTTTCTCGCCGACCTATTTCCGGAAGGGAAGCGCGGGCGCGTGCTCGGCGTCTTCTACCTCTGCATCGGCCTGGGAACCGCTGTCGGGTACATCGTCGGCGGCAGCGTCGGCCACGTTCACGGCTGGCGCGCGCCCTTCTATGTCGCCGCCGTCCCCGGTT
Coding sequences within:
- the queF gene encoding preQ(1) synthase, translated to MPRKPRYTPEHARSGLHTIFPDIETWPNQFPKYEIVVDVPEFTSVCPKTGLPDFGVITIRYMPDKRCLELKSLKEYLLTYRNLGIFQENIVNRILEDVVRAARPVWAEVKGDFNPRGGIGTIVSARWPRKK